A stretch of the Deltaproteobacteria bacterium genome encodes the following:
- a CDS encoding M42 family metallopeptidase, with protein MDKTEKLLKELTEAHGIPGYETEIRGVIRNHLKPLGELSQDNMGSLICKRAGKFSEPGIMLAGHMDEIGFMVKHISSEGFIKFTTLGGWWDHVLLGQRVVIKTNKGDVVGVIGAKPPHLLSQDERGKLVQRKNMYIDIGSTSEKEVEKAGVRAGDPIVPVSEFTILSNPKTYMSKAFDDRVGCGVLISALQSITKNRQPNTLYGVATVQEEVGVRGASTSVEIVSPDIAIILESDIAGDVPGIKADESSTKLAGGPSLLLYDARMIPNLKLRDLVIDTARKSKIPLQFTTMEGGATDGSVIHLHKEGVPTVVLGVPTRHIHSHNSIIHRADFDNTVKLLKAVIEKLDKKTVEKIKSFA; from the coding sequence ATGGATAAAACCGAAAAGCTGTTGAAGGAATTGACCGAGGCGCACGGTATTCCGGGATATGAAACCGAGATACGCGGTGTGATACGAAACCACCTGAAACCACTGGGCGAGTTAAGCCAGGACAACATGGGGAGCCTTATCTGCAAGAGGGCGGGAAAGTTTTCCGAACCCGGGATAATGCTTGCGGGCCATATGGATGAAATCGGATTTATGGTTAAACACATCTCGTCCGAGGGGTTCATAAAATTTACCACCCTCGGCGGATGGTGGGACCACGTGCTTCTCGGCCAGAGAGTGGTAATCAAGACTAACAAGGGTGATGTCGTAGGAGTAATAGGGGCGAAGCCTCCCCACCTCCTGTCCCAGGATGAAAGGGGCAAGCTCGTGCAGAGAAAAAATATGTATATAGATATCGGGTCTACATCCGAGAAAGAAGTGGAAAAAGCGGGTGTCCGCGCCGGCGATCCCATAGTCCCCGTAAGCGAATTCACGATCCTGTCCAATCCCAAAACGTATATGTCCAAGGCTTTCGATGACCGCGTGGGCTGCGGAGTACTCATATCCGCCCTTCAGTCCATTACTAAAAACAGGCAGCCCAATACCCTCTACGGCGTGGCGACGGTTCAGGAAGAAGTCGGCGTGCGCGGTGCGAGCACGAGCGTTGAAATCGTCAGCCCCGACATAGCAATAATACTCGAGTCCGATATTGCGGGCGACGTGCCCGGCATAAAGGCCGATGAATCCTCAACCAAGCTTGCCGGAGGCCCCTCACTTCTTCTCTATGACGCGCGGATGATACCCAACCTCAAGCTGAGGGACCTCGTGATCGATACCGCCAGGAAATCAAAAATACCGCTTCAGTTCACTACGATGGAAGGCGGCGCTACGGACGGCTCCGTAATACACCTCCATAAAGAGGGCGTTCCCACGGTTGTGCTCGGAGTGCCCACACGTCACATTCACAGCCACAACTCGATAATTCACAGAGCTGATTTCGATAATACGGTCAAGCTGCTGAAGGCGGTAATAGAAAAGCTGGACAAAAAAACCGTAGAGAAAATCAAGTCTTTTGCATAG
- a CDS encoding alpha/beta hydrolase, producing the protein MSEILLNGNRIHYISDSEIDRSRATVLMIHGAGQRSATWRFQIDLLGKTPGFNFIAPDLPGHGKSGGEGHRSVDGYKEFIEEFAGTLGLDDLILVGHSMGGGAAMLFALEHAEKVRACVLVDTGARLRVAEETLKAVKNNYRLFCDISPTRAFAENSSEELKKEFREGLLNTSQDVCYWDLVACDEFDITARVGEIGVPALIVSGSEDILTPVKYGEYLNKNIKGSSFKVIEKAGHFVMQESPEEFNRVLISFISALK; encoded by the coding sequence ATGTCTGAAATTCTTCTGAACGGAAACAGGATTCACTATATATCGGACAGTGAAATAGACAGGAGCCGTGCTACGGTTTTAATGATACACGGCGCCGGGCAGAGGAGCGCTACCTGGAGATTTCAGATTGACCTTTTAGGAAAAACGCCCGGTTTTAATTTCATTGCGCCCGATCTGCCGGGGCACGGCAAGTCCGGCGGTGAAGGACACCGGAGTGTGGACGGGTACAAAGAATTCATAGAGGAATTCGCCGGTACACTGGGCCTGGATGATCTCATACTCGTAGGCCACTCTATGGGCGGGGGTGCGGCTATGCTTTTCGCGCTGGAGCACGCTGAGAAGGTAAGGGCATGCGTTCTGGTTGACACAGGGGCGAGGCTGCGGGTCGCGGAAGAAACCTTGAAGGCCGTTAAAAATAACTATCGGCTGTTTTGCGATATTTCCCCAACGAGAGCGTTTGCGGAAAATTCATCCGAGGAGCTAAAAAAGGAGTTCCGCGAGGGATTGCTCAATACCTCTCAGGATGTCTGTTATTGGGATTTAGTCGCCTGCGACGAATTCGATATCACGGCCCGTGTAGGCGAAATCGGTGTTCCCGCGCTCATTGTTTCAGGCTCGGAGGACATCCTGACCCCGGTGAAATACGGAGAGTATCTAAATAAGAACATTAAAGGGTCGAGTTTTAAAGTTATTGAGAAAGCGGGGCACTTCGTTATGCAGGAAAGTCCTGAAGAATTCAATCGGGTTTTAATAAGCTTTATATCGGCGCTGAAGTAG
- a CDS encoding peptide ABC transporter substrate-binding protein, translating to MNTKIILLFVSTFLIFGCGNNSGNDIDWSQKDTLNINIGNEPPTLDPSRATDTTSYTVLNNLMEGLTQFDEEFKPRPALAESWEMSDDGKTYIFKIRENVKWTDGKPLRAQDFEYSWKRILSPETGGDYAYFLYDIENAEEYNTGKINDVNKVGVRALDDNTLEVKLKRPASYFPSLLSFMSTYPIRKDVVEKHGLKWTEPANIVTLGPYTLTSWKHHDHILLTKNPDYRGEPPKIEKVKLIMNENPSSALAQYEAGQLDYADSKSIPPLEVPRLKDLDDFTTTLQFRGNYIAFNVGKPPFDNPLVRKAFAASIDRQSIVGLIQGAGITTKSWIPKNMLGYNPDIGIEFDPEQAKKWLAEAGYPGGKGFPEVSFLWPDVSNNRVIAEALQSMWKEYLGIKVELTNQEWKVYLSTINTDPPEIHRAGWGADFPDPHNFMTLFTCNSGNNRTRWCNPEYDRLVEEAAQETERGKRKELYDKAQKILTEDDAPIAPFYISNQQNMIKPYVKGLKPNPLDLLLFKKAYFEDNSMKNAGEPAN from the coding sequence ATGAACACTAAGATAATTCTATTATTTGTAAGCACATTCCTGATCTTCGGCTGCGGCAATAATAGCGGCAATGACATCGATTGGAGCCAGAAAGACACGCTCAATATAAATATCGGCAACGAGCCGCCCACGCTCGACCCGTCCCGCGCGACCGACACGACGTCATATACGGTGCTGAATAACCTGATGGAGGGTCTTACGCAGTTCGACGAAGAGTTCAAGCCCCGTCCCGCCCTTGCGGAGAGCTGGGAAATGAGCGACGACGGCAAGACATATATCTTTAAAATCAGGGAAAACGTTAAGTGGACAGACGGAAAGCCCTTGAGGGCGCAGGACTTCGAATACTCATGGAAAAGGATTTTGAGTCCCGAGACGGGGGGAGACTACGCATACTTCCTTTATGACATAGAGAACGCCGAGGAATATAACACGGGGAAAATCAATGACGTAAACAAGGTTGGGGTAAGGGCTCTCGACGATAACACGCTCGAGGTAAAACTGAAAAGGCCGGCCTCTTATTTCCCGAGCCTCTTATCGTTTATGTCGACCTATCCGATTCGTAAGGACGTAGTGGAGAAGCACGGGCTTAAATGGACCGAGCCCGCAAATATCGTTACACTGGGTCCCTACACTCTCACGTCGTGGAAGCACCACGACCACATATTGCTGACTAAAAACCCCGATTACCGGGGGGAGCCGCCGAAGATAGAAAAGGTAAAGCTTATTATGAACGAAAACCCGTCCTCGGCGCTGGCCCAGTACGAAGCGGGACAGCTCGACTACGCGGACAGCAAGAGCATCCCTCCTCTCGAAGTGCCGAGGCTAAAAGACCTGGATGACTTTACGACGACCCTTCAGTTCAGGGGCAACTACATAGCGTTCAACGTCGGGAAGCCCCCGTTCGATAACCCTCTCGTGAGAAAGGCGTTTGCGGCGTCCATAGACAGGCAGAGCATAGTCGGCCTGATACAGGGGGCCGGTATAACGACAAAATCCTGGATTCCGAAGAACATGCTCGGCTACAACCCGGACATCGGGATCGAGTTTGACCCGGAGCAGGCAAAAAAGTGGCTGGCGGAGGCCGGATACCCAGGCGGCAAGGGGTTCCCGGAGGTGTCTTTCCTCTGGCCCGACGTGAGCAATAACAGGGTCATTGCCGAGGCGCTACAGAGCATGTGGAAAGAGTATCTGGGAATTAAAGTCGAGCTCACGAACCAAGAATGGAAGGTCTATCTCAGCACTATCAATACGGACCCGCCCGAGATTCACCGAGCGGGATGGGGCGCCGACTTCCCCGACCCTCATAACTTCATGACGCTGTTCACCTGCAATTCCGGAAATAACAGGACGAGGTGGTGCAATCCCGAATACGACAGGCTGGTCGAGGAGGCGGCTCAGGAAACAGAGCGAGGAAAAAGGAAGGAGCTTTACGATAAGGCGCAGAAGATATTGACTGAAGACGACGCCCCGATCGCGCCTTTCTATATATCGAACCAGCAGAATATGATTAAGCCCTACGTAAAGGGCCTGAAACCCAATCCGCTTGACCTTTTGCTGTTCAAGAAAGCGTACTTTGAAGATAACAGTATGAAGAACGCGGGAGAGCCTGCGAATTAG
- a CDS encoding LLM class flavin-dependent oxidoreductase, which produces MKFGIGLFGMQSHEELPYTHPELYKNALEQVKLAEDVNFDSAWISEHHFLEDGYCPSPAVIAAAMAAMTGRIKIGSAGIILPLHNPVRVAEDAAVVDNISGGRFNLGVVLGYRKEEYEGMGVPMKQRPSRMDEGIEVLEKALAGEKFSYEGERYKLENTVVTPKPVQKPIPLYVGAFEEPAIRRAGRYGYPLLIGPGRTVDMVRDTLGYYNDEAKKAGKNPDDVEHILLRETFVSADRDRAIEGGNKYIISMYKYYFSLGVKMFVRGKQLTGLDDPLFEHLAEQRFIIGTPEDCIDEIKMYRDTLGINYIACRMVFPQATHEVISNCIELFGKEVIPNID; this is translated from the coding sequence ATGAAATTCGGTATCGGACTGTTCGGCATGCAGAGCCATGAGGAGCTTCCCTACACTCATCCGGAGCTATACAAAAACGCGCTCGAGCAGGTGAAGCTGGCTGAAGATGTGAATTTCGACTCCGCGTGGATCTCGGAGCACCATTTCCTCGAAGACGGTTACTGTCCGTCGCCCGCAGTAATTGCGGCAGCTATGGCAGCTATGACTGGAAGGATAAAGATCGGCTCCGCGGGAATTATCCTACCACTGCACAATCCGGTGAGGGTGGCGGAGGATGCCGCCGTGGTCGATAATATTTCAGGCGGAAGGTTTAATCTCGGCGTGGTGCTCGGATACAGAAAAGAGGAATACGAGGGGATGGGAGTGCCGATGAAGCAAAGACCCTCGAGGATGGACGAGGGGATAGAGGTGCTGGAGAAGGCGCTTGCGGGAGAAAAATTCTCCTACGAAGGCGAAAGGTATAAACTGGAGAATACCGTGGTCACACCGAAGCCGGTACAAAAGCCGATACCCCTTTACGTGGGGGCTTTCGAGGAGCCCGCGATCAGGCGCGCGGGCAGGTACGGATACCCGCTCCTGATAGGCCCCGGGAGAACAGTGGATATGGTAAGGGATACGCTCGGCTACTACAACGATGAGGCGAAGAAGGCGGGGAAAAACCCGGACGACGTGGAGCACATACTCCTTAGAGAAACATTCGTATCCGCGGACAGGGACCGGGCCATAGAAGGCGGGAACAAGTACATAATAAGCATGTATAAGTATTACTTCTCGCTCGGAGTGAAGATGTTCGTAAGGGGTAAGCAGCTTACCGGACTGGACGATCCGCTTTTCGAGCACCTTGCGGAGCAAAGGTTTATAATCGGGACGCCTGAAGACTGCATCGATGAAATAAAGATGTACCGGGACACGCTCGGAATCAATTATATAGCCTGCAGAATGGTGTTCCCTCAGGCTACTCACGAAGTTATCTCAAACTGTATTGAGCTATTCGGAAAAGAGGTAATCCCTAATATTGACTGA
- a CDS encoding LLM class flavin-dependent oxidoreductase, producing MANEIKFGLSAPMPGADMDGLLKFSVMADKLGFDTVWYPDHLVFVSPTEAHEAWTIATAAAMKTSNISLGTVSDPHRMHPAVFAQRLASIDHISKGRVTLTLGVGESMNLDAYGIKWNKPLKRLRESMEIMQKLWASDSPIDYKGEFFEMKDAFLQVRPYKRNRIPTYIATHTPKGLKLAGELGDGWLPIDLNPGLYAEYLGTIKESAKSAGRKMKEIDPALWVFTSLGKDEDEAYKTLEPFKYVLVMQDQLKKAGYDVEIPEEYHGLNYFNVVPQDEEGRQKFRQLGQFFPREAIIDFTITGSKKDCINKIEKYIKKGVRHFVLFYRFSPDPEKALKTYAKDIIPYFKD from the coding sequence ATGGCAAATGAGATTAAATTCGGACTTTCGGCCCCCATGCCCGGGGCTGATATGGATGGACTTTTAAAATTTTCGGTTATGGCGGACAAACTTGGATTCGATACCGTCTGGTATCCCGACCACCTTGTTTTCGTCTCCCCCACAGAAGCACACGAAGCATGGACAATAGCTACCGCGGCTGCGATGAAGACCAGTAATATCAGTCTCGGCACCGTCTCTGACCCGCACAGAATGCACCCTGCGGTGTTTGCTCAGAGACTCGCTTCCATCGACCACATATCGAAGGGCAGAGTCACACTGACATTAGGCGTCGGCGAGTCGATGAATCTCGACGCTTACGGCATTAAATGGAACAAGCCCCTTAAGAGACTGAGGGAATCGATGGAGATTATGCAGAAACTGTGGGCCTCGGACAGTCCGATCGATTACAAGGGTGAGTTTTTCGAGATGAAGGACGCTTTCCTTCAGGTGAGGCCTTACAAGAGGAACAGGATTCCAACCTATATAGCGACTCATACGCCCAAAGGTCTGAAGCTTGCGGGAGAGCTCGGGGACGGCTGGCTCCCCATCGACTTGAATCCCGGTCTTTATGCCGAATATCTGGGAACAATCAAGGAAAGCGCAAAGTCCGCGGGAAGAAAAATGAAGGAAATTGACCCCGCTCTCTGGGTCTTCACATCGCTCGGTAAAGATGAGGACGAGGCCTACAAAACGCTTGAGCCGTTTAAGTACGTGCTAGTCATGCAGGACCAGCTCAAAAAAGCGGGGTACGATGTCGAAATCCCCGAGGAGTATCACGGTCTTAACTATTTCAACGTCGTCCCTCAGGATGAGGAGGGCAGGCAGAAGTTCAGACAGCTGGGGCAGTTCTTCCCGAGGGAGGCCATAATCGACTTCACTATAACGGGTTCCAAAAAGGACTGTATAAACAAGATCGAGAAATATATAAAGAAGGGAGTCAGGCATTTCGTGCTCTTCTACAGGTTCAGCCCCGACCCGGAGAAGGCCCTTAAAACCTACGCCAAAGACATCATCCCATATTTTAAGGACTGA
- a CDS encoding MBL fold metallo-hydrolase: MIEYDQGIHLKGTDLWFDSRKKTKLSFISSANVDRFVSPEKVISTPETIKLIEKRIKKSVVLACPYHRPFTLGNLQVELIPSGCMPGSSQIVINNGSKLIIYTGDLNLRQSLTSVPAHVKRCQILVLKCTYGAPKYTFSPSEEVIGSLIEFIDVSLSSGSSPVMLAETPGKAQEVMKILSGNGYKMSVHKSIYKAAKIYEQSGIELSNYEPFRPKRLEGKVLIFPPLKGESRNLEKIKNKRVALIIEAANDEISYMKRIFNADEIFPLSTHAGYDELLEFVEFVGPETVYLTHGYATGFARTLQKRGYEAIPLEKPVQLKLL; this comes from the coding sequence ATGATAGAATACGATCAAGGGATTCATCTAAAAGGCACCGACCTCTGGTTTGACTCAAGAAAGAAAACCAAATTATCTTTTATATCCAGCGCTAATGTTGACAGATTCGTCTCCCCTGAAAAAGTTATTTCCACCCCGGAGACAATTAAGCTCATAGAAAAGAGGATAAAGAAATCGGTTGTTCTGGCCTGTCCCTATCACAGACCTTTTACGCTCGGGAACCTGCAGGTGGAGCTGATCCCTTCCGGGTGCATGCCGGGCTCCTCGCAGATAGTTATCAATAACGGGAGCAAGTTGATCATTTATACGGGAGACTTGAACCTCCGGCAGTCGCTTACTTCTGTGCCGGCGCATGTCAAAAGGTGTCAGATACTAGTCCTAAAGTGCACCTATGGTGCACCGAAATATACTTTTTCGCCGTCCGAGGAGGTCATAGGCTCGTTGATCGAATTTATAGACGTGTCTCTTTCCTCGGGCTCAAGCCCAGTAATGCTGGCGGAAACTCCGGGAAAGGCCCAGGAAGTGATGAAGATACTTTCCGGGAACGGGTATAAAATGAGCGTCCACAAATCGATTTACAAAGCCGCTAAAATATACGAGCAGTCAGGTATTGAGCTTTCAAACTACGAGCCATTCAGACCAAAGAGGCTCGAAGGAAAGGTGCTGATATTTCCGCCGCTCAAAGGGGAATCCAGGAATCTGGAGAAAATTAAAAATAAAAGAGTGGCGCTGATAATTGAAGCGGCGAATGATGAAATATCCTACATGAAAAGGATATTCAACGCGGACGAGATATTTCCGCTGAGCACTCACGCAGGTTATGACGAGCTTTTGGAGTTTGTGGAATTCGTCGGGCCGGAAACCGTTTACCTCACCCACGGCTACGCAACCGGGTTTGCCCGGACTCTTCAAAAGAGAGGGTACGAGGCGATACCGCTCGAGAAACCCGTTCAATTAAAACTATTATAG
- a CDS encoding nucleoside triphosphate pyrophosphatase: MKYKIILASSSPRRKELLGNTGIEFEVVSPSADESLKGDETPQEFALRVSLDKASSVSRNLENGNMVIGADTIVVVDGEVLGKPSGKGEAALMLQKISGKEHNVYTAFSIVKPKREVLHSEIVRTRVGIKPLAAYEIEGYIKTGEPMDKAGAYGIQGIGAFMVTGIEGSYTNVVGLPVVELLEALKKLGIVEPFGKYGFGK; encoded by the coding sequence ATGAAATATAAAATTATCCTGGCCTCATCCTCCCCCAGAAGAAAAGAGCTTCTTGGAAATACCGGGATTGAATTTGAGGTTGTGAGCCCGTCCGCGGACGAGTCCCTCAAAGGAGATGAAACCCCTCAAGAGTTCGCGCTCAGGGTATCCCTGGATAAAGCCTCATCCGTTTCCCGGAATTTGGAAAACGGCAATATGGTTATCGGAGCCGATACAATCGTGGTCGTGGATGGCGAGGTACTCGGAAAGCCGTCGGGTAAAGGGGAAGCGGCGCTTATGCTTCAAAAAATATCGGGAAAGGAGCATAATGTATACACGGCTTTCTCAATTGTTAAGCCAAAGCGGGAAGTTCTCCACAGTGAAATCGTGCGAACCAGGGTCGGCATCAAGCCGCTTGCGGCGTACGAGATAGAAGGTTACATTAAGACCGGAGAGCCGATGGATAAAGCGGGGGCGTACGGTATTCAGGGAATAGGCGCCTTTATGGTAACGGGAATCGAGGGTTCATACACGAATGTCGTAGGTCTCCCGGTGGTAGAGCTGCTTGAGGCTTTAAAAAAACTCGGAATAGTCGAGCCGTTCGGTAAGTATGGATTTGGCAAGTAA
- a CDS encoding YggT family protein — translation MFIVANLIIGIGQTLHYMITIYLFIIVGRAIISWVNPDPYNPIVQFLYKATEPVLRYARRLLPVMGGIDLSPIIVMVALFFIDQVAVQSIIDYGTQLKLGLR, via the coding sequence ATGTTTATTGTCGCCAACCTTATCATCGGAATAGGTCAAACACTCCATTATATGATCACTATCTATTTATTCATAATTGTCGGCAGAGCTATAATATCATGGGTAAATCCCGATCCTTATAATCCGATAGTTCAATTTCTTTATAAAGCAACCGAGCCTGTCTTGAGGTACGCCAGACGGCTTCTTCCGGTAATGGGCGGAATAGATTTATCGCCGATTATAGTGATGGTTGCGCTTTTCTTCATCGACCAGGTGGCGGTGCAGTCAATTATAGATTACGGTACTCAGCTAAAGTTAGGCTTGCGATAA
- a CDS encoding YggS family pyridoxal phosphate-dependent enzyme, with translation MDLASNIKNVTERIEKAAKRSGRNISDIRLVAVTKQVEAQRIIEAAGLGVDTFGENYAQELRDKHKTVEKAVKSGVKWHFIGRLQRNKVKYLIGNVELVHSLDSVSVAMEIDKRAGKACIRMPVLIEVDTGGEEAKGGVGRDEVQGFINRLGDYDHIEVKGLMTMPPFFDEPERARPYFVELRELRDNLREKFPGLTELSMGMSGDFEVAIEEGATMVRIGSAIFGARA, from the coding sequence ATGGATTTGGCAAGTAATATAAAAAATGTAACCGAGAGGATAGAAAAAGCCGCTAAAAGGTCGGGAAGAAATATCAGCGATATAAGACTGGTAGCGGTGACCAAGCAGGTGGAAGCCCAAAGAATCATAGAGGCGGCGGGGTTAGGCGTCGATACATTCGGAGAGAACTACGCGCAGGAGTTAAGGGACAAGCATAAAACCGTGGAAAAAGCGGTAAAGAGCGGTGTAAAATGGCATTTCATAGGCCGCCTTCAGCGTAACAAGGTCAAGTACCTGATCGGGAACGTAGAGCTTGTTCATTCGCTGGATTCTGTGTCAGTCGCCATGGAGATAGATAAAAGAGCTGGAAAAGCGTGTATCAGGATGCCTGTTCTCATAGAGGTGGACACTGGAGGGGAGGAGGCCAAGGGGGGGGTCGGGAGGGATGAAGTCCAGGGATTCATTAACCGTCTCGGGGATTATGATCATATCGAGGTTAAGGGGCTTATGACGATGCCGCCTTTTTTCGACGAGCCCGAAAGGGCGAGGCCCTATTTCGTGGAGCTCAGGGAATTGAGGGATAATCTCAGGGAGAAGTTTCCCGGACTCACAGAGCTATCCATGGGAATGAGCGGCGATTTTGAGGTCGCTATAGAAGAAGGGGCTACGATGGTAAGAATAGGCTCGGCGATTTTCGGAGCGAGAGCCTGA
- the proC gene encoding pyrroline-5-carboxylate reductase, with amino-acid sequence MAKIGFIGAGNMAEALLKGLISSGVVGNTEILVSDTVAKRLDHVKSVFGVKTTADNRELTGKSELIILSVKPNSTGKVVNEIKSQITLEKIIVSIAAGIPVRTIAGALGKKKVKIVRVMPNTPALVQAGASVLYCNSNLNHKEREEVRKIFESVGLAYIVEDESLMDAVTGLSGSGPAFVSMFVEALSDGGVKMGLPRDIALKLAAQTVYGTAKMIIEEKTHPAELKDKVSSPGGTTIEGIHELESGGFRANVISAVEAAAYRSRELSKENK; translated from the coding sequence ATGGCGAAAATAGGATTCATAGGCGCGGGGAACATGGCCGAGGCCCTTTTAAAAGGGCTTATTTCATCGGGCGTTGTAGGTAATACCGAAATTCTGGTTAGCGATACTGTCGCCAAAAGACTGGATCATGTTAAATCAGTTTTCGGAGTTAAAACGACCGCGGACAATAGAGAGCTGACCGGGAAATCTGAGCTGATAATTTTGTCCGTAAAGCCGAATTCGACTGGAAAGGTTGTAAATGAAATAAAATCCCAAATTACACTCGAAAAGATTATTGTTTCCATAGCTGCCGGTATTCCGGTTCGGACAATCGCGGGCGCTCTTGGAAAAAAGAAGGTGAAAATCGTCCGCGTTATGCCGAATACCCCTGCCCTGGTTCAGGCCGGCGCGTCAGTGCTTTACTGCAATTCCAATCTGAATCATAAAGAGCGGGAGGAGGTGAGGAAGATTTTCGAATCTGTCGGCCTTGCGTATATTGTGGAAGACGAAAGCCTGATGGATGCGGTCACGGGACTCAGCGGCAGCGGGCCCGCTTTCGTATCTATGTTCGTAGAGGCCCTTTCGGACGGAGGAGTAAAGATGGGTCTCCCGCGGGATATAGCGCTCAAACTCGCGGCTCAGACGGTTTACGGCACGGCAAAAATGATTATTGAGGAAAAGACGCACCCCGCGGAGCTCAAAGACAAAGTATCATCTCCCGGGGGCACTACGATCGAGGGAATACACGAGCTTGAATCCGGAGGGTTCAGGGCGAACGTCATATCGGCTGTGGAAGCCGCCGCGTATCGTTCGAGAGAATTATCCAAGGAGAATAAATAA
- the npdG gene encoding NADPH-dependent F420 reductase: MKISLLGGTGDIAEGLVLRWSKAGHEIFIGSRSDEKAKGIASEYIEKLKALGVEPKIHGMPNADAAKESEIIIISIPPEYAASTVSQIGDSISDQIVVTPVVSMKREGKAFLFNPPAQGSSALEIKEALPETARLVSAYHNLPAKELSEIDRELDYDVVICGDDEGAKDVVKNLTEEMRNLRVLDAGPLEVSSMIEAMTPLIVNLNVRYKPQHFSVKFV; the protein is encoded by the coding sequence ATGAAAATATCTTTATTAGGCGGAACAGGGGATATTGCCGAGGGGCTTGTTCTCAGATGGTCCAAGGCCGGGCACGAGATCTTCATAGGCTCTAGGAGCGATGAGAAAGCCAAGGGCATAGCGTCCGAGTACATAGAAAAATTGAAGGCCCTGGGTGTCGAACCCAAAATTCATGGCATGCCGAATGCGGACGCGGCTAAAGAATCCGAAATAATAATCATAAGCATCCCGCCGGAGTACGCGGCCTCCACCGTGAGTCAGATCGGCGATAGTATTTCGGATCAGATAGTCGTAACTCCGGTCGTATCGATGAAAAGGGAAGGTAAGGCCTTTTTATTTAATCCCCCGGCACAGGGCTCCTCGGCGCTCGAGATTAAAGAGGCACTCCCGGAGACCGCAAGGCTTGTATCGGCCTATCATAACCTTCCTGCGAAGGAGCTGAGCGAGATAGACAGGGAGCTGGATTATGACGTGGTCATTTGCGGCGACGATGAAGGTGCCAAGGATGTTGTAAAGAATCTTACAGAAGAGATGCGGAACCTCAGGGTGCTTGATGCTGGACCTCTGGAAGTGTCATCAATGATAGAGGCGATGACCCCTCTGATCGTCAACCTGAATGTCAGGTATAAACCGCAGCATTTTTCCGTAAAGTTCGTTTGA
- a CDS encoding secondary thiamine-phosphate synthase enzyme YjbQ, translating to MAVITKSLSLQTQGETDLIDITGAVAEGVRESGLSSGTVTVFIPGSTAGVTTIEYESGAIRDYSEAIDRIAPRGIHYHHDERWGDGNGYSHVRAALQGASLTVPFSSSQLLLGTWQQIILVDFDNRPRSRKIILQIMGE from the coding sequence TTGGCAGTCATTACGAAAAGCCTGAGTTTACAGACTCAGGGAGAAACGGACTTAATCGATATAACAGGCGCCGTCGCGGAGGGCGTAAGGGAGTCGGGTTTATCTTCGGGGACGGTAACTGTCTTTATACCGGGATCAACCGCCGGGGTTACAACAATAGAGTACGAAAGCGGCGCCATAAGGGACTATAGTGAAGCCATAGACAGGATCGCGCCCAGGGGAATTCACTATCATCATGACGAGAGGTGGGGCGACGGCAACGGCTATTCCCACGTCAGGGCCGCGCTCCAGGGGGCGTCGCTAACCGTGCCTTTCTCGTCTTCGCAATTACTTCTGGGGACATGGCAGCAGATAATACTCGTTGATTTCGACAACAGACCGAGGTCAAGGAAGATAATTCTCCAGATCATGGGCGAATAA
- a CDS encoding carboxymuconolactone decarboxylase family protein: MPSDKYEQGLKKLEEISPGAAERTAASLNDIAPDMVRYLMEFVFGEISSRPGLDMKSREITAVAALTALGTAPNQLKVHIKGALNCGCTREEIVEVLMQTLVYAGFPAALTGLRLAKEVFQELDGKS, translated from the coding sequence ATGCCGAGCGATAAATACGAGCAGGGTTTAAAAAAGCTTGAGGAGATCTCTCCCGGAGCCGCGGAAAGGACGGCGGCCAGTCTTAACGATATAGCGCCCGACATGGTGCGCTACCTCATGGAGTTCGTGTTCGGCGAGATATCCTCCCGGCCGGGTCTGGACATGAAGTCGCGTGAAATCACCGCTGTCGCCGCTCTTACGGCTCTGGGTACTGCGCCCAATCAGCTCAAGGTGCATATCAAGGGCGCGCTCAACTGCGGCTGCACCAGAGAAGAGATTGTAGAGGTTTTAATGCAGACGCTCGTTTACGCCGGTTTCCCGGCCGCCCTCACGGGTCTCAGGCTGGCTAAAGAGGTATTCCAGGAGCTGGACGGAAAGTCCTAG